TAGAGAGATTGCGCATTGGAAGAGCGTGgttttttgatcttttccaAGTTTTTGATAACGAGATCATGTAATGAACAGTAGCGATTGCGGACTTCACACATTACAAGCCACAAACtcacatattctttttcatctaaTTCTTGAATGGCTCTTCTATAATCAATGATGTGTGGATATTTTGCAACTTTACTAACGATTTTTCCTCGAGAGATAAAATACCTGagggaatagaaaaaaaaagacaagaaaaaaaaaaaaaaagaaaaaaaaaggaaaaaaaaaaaaaaaataaaaaaaaagaaagaaagaaaaaaaaaagataaaagatatacccagtacttatataaattataaggacatagaatatattaaaacaaaccTAGAGATTTGATCAAAGAATGCAGCTGCCTCACTCTCTACAGATTGTATTTCTGCCAGCGTATCTTCCTGAATTGATACACCAAAATTATTACCATCTTCAATTTTTggaatcaaaaaagaaatccacATTTTTAACTAAAAATTTAacaacattataattattaaaattaatttt
This Vespa velutina chromosome 22, iVesVel2.1, whole genome shotgun sequence DNA region includes the following protein-coding sequences:
- the LOC124956471 gene encoding proteasome activator complex subunit 3 isoform X2 — its product is MADATAEKAEQLLITGFPEKIVKLNELLETPGFRNRKLTDVHQDLNVPIPDPIVLNHSEDGPITKKIKMDNSVDETSGTKVMILPNGPVPCNKPLCELIHVVKPYIRQLLEDSNLLKMWISFLIPKIEDGNNFGVSIQEDTLAEIQSVESEAAAFFDQISRYFISRGKIVSKVAKYPHIIDYRRAIQELDEKEYVSLWLVMCEVRNRYCSLHDLVIKNLEKIKKPRSSNAQSLY